CTGCTCTTCGTGGTTGGTGTTGGAGACGAACACGCTGGAGAGCCGGTCGAAGGTGATCACGCCGTCGGGCTTGGGGTAGCTGATCTGCGGCATCTCGGCGGCTGGGCGCAGCTTGGTGTGGTCCGGGGTGGTGTTGTGCAGCGTCCAGGGCGGCACGCTCACGCCCACCTTGGGCAGGAACCAGTGTTCGATGCCGGTCATGAGCTTGCCCACCAGCGGGCTCTTCTTGAACCAGTTCTTGAAGTTGCGGTAGGTCCACAGTTCCTCAAACAGCCAGCTCTTCTGGAAGCCTTCGGGAAAGGCCGTGAGTTCGTCGCTGCTGCGGCCGGCGGCCACGGCTTCGAACGCGGCCTCGGCACACAGCATGCCGCTCTTGATGGCCGCGTGGCTGCCCTTGATGCGCGCGGCGTTCAGGAAACCGGCGTCGCAACCCACCAGGGCGCCGCCCGGGAACACCGTCTTGGGCAGGGCCTGGGGTGTGCCGTTGTTCAGCGCGCGGGCGCCGTAGCCCAGGCGCTTGCCGCCTTCGATGTGGGCCTTGATGCTGGGATGGGTCTTCCAGCGCTGCATCTCTTCAAACGGAGAGAGCCAGGGGTTCTGATAGTCCAGTCCGATCACATAACCGAGCGTGACCTTGTTGCCTTCAAGGTGGTACAGGAAGCCGCCGCCAAAGGTGTCGTCGGCCAGCGGCCATCCGGCGGTGTGCACCACCAGACCGGGCTTGGCCTTGTCGGCCGGCACTTCCCAGAGTTCCTTGATGCCGATGGCGAAGGTCTGCGCGTCCTTGCCTTCGTCGAGTTTGTATTTGGCGATCAGCTGTTTGCCCAGGTGGCCGCGGGCGCCTTCGGCGAACACGGTGTACTTGGCGTGCAGCTCCATGCCGATCTGGAAGCTGTCCATCGGTTCGCCGTCCTTGCCCACGCCCAGGTTGCCCGTGGCCACGCCCTTGACGGAACCGTCGTCGTTGTAGAGCACTTCGGCCGCGGCGAAGCCGGGGAAGATTTCCACGCCCAAGGCCTCGGCCTGCTCACCGAGCCACTTGGTGACCGCGCCCAGGCTGATCACGTAGCAGCCGTGGTTGTCGAAGTTGCGCGGCATCAGCCAGTCGGGCGTGCGGGTGGCACCGGTTTCACTGAGCACCAGCAGGTCGTCACCGGTCACGGGCTGGTTCAGCGGGGCGCCGAGTTCCTTCCAGTTCGGAAACAGTTCGGTGATGGCCTTGGGGTCCATGACCGCACCGCTGAGGATGTGCGCGCCGGGCTCGGAGCCTTTCTCCAGCACGCAGACGTTGCACTCGCTGCCTTTTTCGGCGGCCAGCTGTTTCAGGCGGATGGCGGTCGCGAGGCCGGCCGGGCCGCCGCCGACGATCACCACGTCGTATTCCATGGCTTCGCGCGGGCCAAACTGGGCAAGGATTTCTTCAGAGGTCATGGGGGGTCTCGCGGATAATGGTTCTGGTGATCTTCACCCACGCGGTGCGTGCGTGCATGTCATCGGGCGGACAGCATTCTATGCTGCAGCGCCAGAAAATCGAACGATCGTGCTAATTTGCACCAGCCCGGAGATTATCCCGTGACCTACCAGATCGATTTGTCGGGCCGAGTGGCCCTCATCACCGGCGCGTCGGGTGGACTGGGCGAGCAGTTCGCCAAGACGCTGGCCCACGCGGGCGCGGCCGTGGTGCTGGCCGGCCGCCGCACCGACCGCCTCATGGCGCTGCGTGCGCACATCGAGGCCGAGGGCGGCGACGCCCATGTGGTGGCGCTGGACGTGACCGACATCGCGTCCATCAAGGCGGCGATCGCGCACGCGGAAACCGAAGTCGGCGCCATCGACATCCTGATCAACAACTCGGGCGTGAGCACCACGCAGCGTCTGCAGGACGTGCGCGAGGAAGACTACGACTTCGTCTTCGACACCAACACCAAGGGCGCCTTCTTCGTGGCGCAGGAAGTGGGCAAGCGCATGCTGGCGCGCGCCAACGGCGCGGCACCCGGTACCTATGTGGGCGGGCGCATTGTCAACATCGCGTCGATGGCCGGGCTCAAGGTGCTGCCGCAGATCGGCGTGTACTGCATGAGTAAGGCCTCCGTGGTGCACATGACCAAGGCGATGGCCATGGAGTGGGGGCGTTTCGGCATCAACGTGAACGCGATCTGCCCGGGTTACATCGACACCGAGATCAACCACCACCACTGGCAGACCGAACAGGGCCAGAAGCTCATCAACATGCTGCCGCGCAAACGCGTGGGCCAGCCCGCCGATCTGGATGCGGTGCTGATGATGCTGTGCGCCAACGAGAGCCATTTTATCAACGGCGCGGTGATCGCGGCGGACGACGGCTTTGGGGTCTGAGGCTTGACGTCGGTTGACGCGGTGCGGCCCTCGGTCTGGCCGCCCGGCATGGTGACGGGCATTCTCGCGGGGCTGGGCGCGGGCGCTTTCTGGGGCATGACCTTCATTGCTCCGCTGATGGTCGAGGGCTTCAGTTCGGTGGACTTCACCGTGGGCCGCTTCGTGGCCTGCGGCCTGTTCTCGGTGCTGTTGCTGGCGATGGGGCATGTGCACCGCGCCGCCGG
This Hydrogenophaga taeniospiralis DNA region includes the following protein-coding sequences:
- a CDS encoding electron transfer flavoprotein-ubiquinone oxidoreductase, producing MTSEEILAQFGPREAMEYDVVIVGGGPAGLATAIRLKQLAAEKGSECNVCVLEKGSEPGAHILSGAVMDPKAITELFPNWKELGAPLNQPVTGDDLLVLSETGATRTPDWLMPRNFDNHGCYVISLGAVTKWLGEQAEALGVEIFPGFAAAEVLYNDDGSVKGVATGNLGVGKDGEPMDSFQIGMELHAKYTVFAEGARGHLGKQLIAKYKLDEGKDAQTFAIGIKELWEVPADKAKPGLVVHTAGWPLADDTFGGGFLYHLEGNKVTLGYVIGLDYQNPWLSPFEEMQRWKTHPSIKAHIEGGKRLGYGARALNNGTPQALPKTVFPGGALVGCDAGFLNAARIKGSHAAIKSGMLCAEAAFEAVAAGRSSDELTAFPEGFQKSWLFEELWTYRNFKNWFKKSPLVGKLMTGIEHWFLPKVGVSVPPWTLHNTTPDHTKLRPAAEMPQISYPKPDGVITFDRLSSVFVSNTNHEEQQPAHLTLKDASVPVAINLAKYAGPESRYCPAGVYEFVNKDGADQLVINAQNCVHCKTCDIKDPTQNIVWVTPEGGGGPNYAGM
- a CDS encoding SDR family oxidoreductase; the encoded protein is MTYQIDLSGRVALITGASGGLGEQFAKTLAHAGAAVVLAGRRTDRLMALRAHIEAEGGDAHVVALDVTDIASIKAAIAHAETEVGAIDILINNSGVSTTQRLQDVREEDYDFVFDTNTKGAFFVAQEVGKRMLARANGAAPGTYVGGRIVNIASMAGLKVLPQIGVYCMSKASVVHMTKAMAMEWGRFGINVNAICPGYIDTEINHHHWQTEQGQKLINMLPRKRVGQPADLDAVLMMLCANESHFINGAVIAADDGFGV